accattgtttttatttagctgTGATGATAGCACTCAAACTGAACTACAACTTCTACGACCAATTAAACACTGcgctctcttttctttcatggCTGCATTCACAAACGCTTGCCATGAAAGCTCTGCCAGCATGAGAAGTGTGATGAATGAGCTGTAGGGGAAATTGTGCAGTCCATCGGGGCGAACATTACACAGCACAACGTCCTCTTTAAAATGTGGTCTCAAAGTAATTTCAGtaaataaaaagacacaatGTAGTCCTTAAGTAACACAGATGCTTATTTACTGAGGCTATAACACCAGTAAATACTGATGGAACTGGCTGACAAAGAAGTACAAGCAGCCTTAAACACCTTCCCGTTTGCAACTACCTATCCTCCAATGGTGTGTGAGCTCATGTTTCAATCATGTAATCAATGCCATTCACCGCACCATTGTGCTCTGAGCGAGGTCGCTTTCTGGCTGTGTAGCGGTATACAAAGCCAGAATATTACAAGTTAGCTTTTCATCTAAAAATCCATATTTCCTCTGGACTACAATTTAAGCACTTGCATGAATATTTTGTTTGGTGTTGACCTGAAGGTGTCCAGGTACAGCAGGCTGTCAACTACAAACTCACTGTGCTGAAGCAAAGGAATATTACTTAAAGCTGAAAATATAATCATACTGTAGATTAACTGCAATCACTTCTATACTCTTTTATAATACCAGAATCAGCCTTCAGAGGACCTGGACGTTatcacattgattttcaatatATTTCTCAATGCTCCAGACTTGTGTCGGTGCCCTGTCAGACTCACTAAGTTCCTTAAGTGAAAGAGCTCTATAGGATGAAGATAAATGGAACATCCActgttaatttaattttgtcAGAGCCAAGTATGGGGAATTCATTACCTggcataaacacaaaaacaacagtgcAAGTCCAGAATGCAGAACTGCATTAAATATTCAGTAGATGTTATGAGCAATGGCAGCAGGGAGCTGAAAGGGTCAGCATGATCataaattttatttatgtaactttTATGGGGTTGTTTGTTTCATAAGACGCCTCATCTGTTGTTTTAGAGTTGTGATTTCAGTTCCTGCTAGTTATGATATTGTAGACAGCATAGTTAAATGTGAATGTTCAAAGTGTTGTTCAAGATTTAgtaacatacacacagaaataaTGACCTTCAAACTTTTGCAAgcaatattaaaaacattttacagctCCAAGTTTAGCCAAACACTAAAGGACTTCAGATCAGTGGCTTCCAAACTTTATCAAACCATGACTACTCTTCACAGTGAATTCTAGAGTtggcagtgtttcctctgtgatTGCTTTGAATCAGCGATGGCAGAGGGGACATTTTGGTATTTGTTCTGCATCTATCCCTGTTGGTCTTAGACTTGGTTTACTGATTGCACCACTAGTTATTTGATTATGATTAAGAAGCTACTCACTGAGCCTTATGTTTGTTTGAGTTATCTATTTTGATATCTAGATAATGATattctttgtcacattttatcTAGCTGTGGCGGTAATTTTCTTCCCATGGTAGTCAACCACTCCTGAATagatgtagaggaaacactgggtTGGGCCAATTAATCACTGGTGGCTAACAGTCATCAACAACTATGCCTGCTACCAGACGCTCACCTGGCAGGGATGTGGAAGGTTGCGGTCAAAGTGAATGTGAAAAGCGTCTGTGACAACAGTTGTGATCTGGTAAGCAACTCTTGCCATATGGCAACTCTGAGGGAACACATAACCTCATATACAGTAACACACAGGAAACCAATCCCCTATCCCCAAAAATGTCCTCCATCAGACGTCctagtgaaaacattttcatggcACCCCTTTAACCAGCTGGATAGCTGAATCTGAATTGCTCAATGGCACTAATTGCCTCTTTCCTCCAATTTGGGCATTTGAAAATGCAATATAAAATGTACCTGATGTAAATGTCAACTCAAGTGTAAACGTAAAATGTCAATAACAAATACaagtaaaacattaaaaagaaaacaaatcttgCAGGCCCCTTAGCATATCCATAAGACAGGAAGGAACTGCAGTTCACCTGtcagttaaaaacatttttggtgaAAAGTGGtattttagagaaatgttgaaCAAGTGACAAGTTCTCGACATACCCTGAAGGCAGCCAGAATGATTCGAGTGACCTTCTCCTTGACAGACTCCTGGAGGATGTCAGACAAGGCTGGCACGACGTTGTAGCGCCTCAGCTGCTCACAGAGCTGAGGACTGAAGGCCAGCAGCCACACACAGAAGATCATCTGGTACTGGAGCTGGAAGCCACACTTGTTGCTCAGCACCGCAGTGATGCTGTAacagaaaagataaatataaataaataaaaatcaaaaaacgtGAACAAAAACATGCAAAGTGCCGGAAAAGAAGACCCACATCTATATATCTACCATCTGTTTACTAACAGTGGAGCTTTCACAGCTGTCTGCTTCGTGGTGTTCATCCATTATCGCTGATGATGGCTGAGATTGAAATGTTCAGATGGTCTTCAGATAAGGGAAGAATTGCTCAAAATACCGAGTACTAATGACAGCAGCTAGACCGCCCATTGTCGTACATTAGCTGGTAAGTGCAGAGATGTGAAGCTCACGGATGTGCTATAATTTTCTAAACAAAACTGAGCAGGATGGCTAGTTTTATAATGTTGTATAAAGAAATAAATTGTATGGTACCAGGTGAAAGATTGTGGAAATCATGGATAATCTGTACCATACAACCAGGAATATTGAgccttctgttctttttttgcaTCTTCCATTTTCCCTTACTGTTTGGAGTACCTACGCTCTTTATAAATGTGGCTGAAGAACTTAAAATAAAGTAATCTCGGCCCATGCAAGTGAACCATAAGATACTTTCAATTAACATCTGAAttgcaaaacaaaattattGTGACTTCATGTCTatggggtattttttttttatcttaagcACTACCTTGGTTTAGGTCAATTTCGAAATGGTGTGGAGTGAAAGTCTTTTTTAGGCAGATGGAGATATACTTCAGAATGTGAcacaaagaaaattaaaatgccaCTGAAAATTCTGGCCTTTGAAGATTTAATACAGTTTTGAAAGCTTACAAGCTTGGCAGAGACAATCTAGGACAGCAGCCTTTACAAAGTGGGGTTAATTTGCTTCTATCAGGTTTCACTTCTCGAGACACGACACTAACAGGACAAGAGCTCTTTTATTCCACCAGTAATTGGCTCTTTAAGAATTTGTAATTCGGACCGCTGCTGGTGATGGATGGCAAGGTGCTCCTCCAGTTTCTAACTTATTTTTCTCTGGATGGTTATGGTAATGGGCGATGATGATGTAACAGCTGCTGGCATTAACCTATTTGTTTATCCACTATTGTTTTTGGTAATTATAACATGCTACATCTGGAGAAGAAGACTATAGTAtctctgcagctgttttgtCAAACATTTTACCTTCATCAATAAATTGCAGCTTGTTGAGATTTGTATATTGCACTTAGCCATATTGTGATTTCAACaatatttcaattaattgtCAGCCAGACTGTGTCAATGAATTATCAAGCTTACATTTAACTCATTGATTAACATTATCTGCCATTACTGTCATTACTCACCAGTTGACTCCATCAGCCTCCACCCAGGCAAACCTGTACTCATTGACCCTCAGCATCAGCTGAAGGCATCCAGCCACACACTGGACATATTGAGAGCTCTGCGAAGGACAGAGGCAAACATTTACTCAAACAAAAGCAGGAGCCACAGCAGTGtaatcagaaaaacaaacaaaatgttagAGGGTCAAGTACAATTACTGCGATTCTGAAACATGGTTGACAAGCAGATACAGCACGTGGAAGAAGGCCAGTCCAAAAACTTGCATTACTGTCACCCATCAAACCTTAAGGCATTGCACATGCAGTCTATAGTATTACACACATTAACAACATGCTAGATCACAGACCCAATAGTACAATGCAGAGCAATAGCAGGGAAAAGAGTCCCATCACACCTGAGCAGAACAATGTAAATTTGAGATTAGCGAGTGGAGGAAGCTGAGAGGAGAAATAGATCACATTAATCTGTTAGGTAAAAGAGGTTGAAGAAAAGCAAAGAAGTCCAGCAAAGAGGACAGGCAGCAGTGACGACAGAAGAgcagaggagtggaggaggtTACCTGGTTGAAAATGCAGAGGAAAAGATGATGTTGAGTTATTAGAGAGATAGCGATCGTGTCAACGGAATTCTGAGCAGACCTCTCAGAATAATCACGCTAATGCTTGAATAGGTGCGGGATAGTAGGACGCTGCCGCTGCAGCTGTGCAAATGCTATTCCAATTTCCCTTGTTATCCTAATTTACAGGAAAAGCCCTGTGTCTCATGCACTCCCAGCATTAAGGAGAAGTGGCTGACGGCATGCAATTTCCACATGTACAGTTAAAactccatgctgtcaagatggaGAATTGCTCTGACAGACTCAGGTCTCCAACAATCTGCAATTATTCATGAATAACTGGAGTGCAAGAACAGAATGGGAGAGACAGGGGAAATAAAAGATGTGAAAGTTCAGAGACAACTGACAGAGTCCAGCTTGCACAAACCCTGCcggttttttttgttggttttggaAGCGCCAGGGTGACCGATGATGCACTTCACTAATACTCACTTCACTGGGGGAAATAGTTCCTGCTCCTGAGCCTGATTCTGGACCTGTACCATGTAGGTTCTAATGGGagataaacaaaagaaacaagtgCACAATTGTTCACAATCCATTACTTAGTGCTAAATTACAGTGGCACTGGAGACACAGTGTGTGTTGTCATCTTGACCACAATTCAGTGACAGTGGATGCTCACTGATGGGCTGTTAAGGAGAGAAATGCAATCAAACATAATTTCAAGAGGCAGTCTTAGTATAAGAACAAACTTTAAAGGAAACAGAATGTTAGGAGCAAAGAGAcaaaattctgctttttttttcagagctgCTGGTTTTACCTGAACCTCCGGATATTTTGGTAATACTGGTGTGCAAAGCCAAGGCACAAGAGAAAAACGGAAATcaattttcagcttttttatcAGCCCACTCTATAGTGTATACATCTGCCAAGGCAATGCCTGCACCTTCAGTGCAGCTGTCATCAGACCATCTCAAGGCCTGACAAGTCTGCTCAAACtcaacatgaataaatgcataataATCATTCAGACAAGGTTTTCAGAGTGAGCCCAAACAATAGAATTTTacaaaaatgaagaaagacagaaagtggAAATCATTTTGCCATTTAAGTTAATTAGACTCTTTGGGAAAAAAATCCAACTCATTATTACAGAGAGGGAGCCAGCATCTCCAGAAGATGGTGTCCTAATATCTAAGAAATTAATAACCCACGACATGATgaagtaaaatgaaacaaaaagggTCATCTTTCAAAACTCAATTATGTGGTCAATTatgcacacagacaggaaattTGATTTCTTATAGtacacatcattatcatgtttattacatcttgtttattcattatctatttatttagaGTACTTTTCAAATCGGCAAAAAAAACTCCAGACTTACAAATGAACAGCAAAATTTGCCTTCAAATGAACCAGCTTGGAAAGTATAAAGTCCTGTTCACCTTTCTTGAACGGTCACAATCTGGCAATACGTCTATCCTCGGATTTATGACTTCATCGAACTGCACTGCACTGTCATTATCAGATTTTATATACATAAAAGCAGACATAATACATACTTTGCAGTTTAAAAAGGCActgtaaaatgacaaaagtcACTTTAGATAAATACTCATAATATAAAACACTTTCACAACCAAATGCTGATTGACGTACCTGTGAACTGAGTTGGCTTTTGATCCAGTTGAAGTAGTAGTTAAGATCACTTCCCTCCATCAGATCACGGCCCCAGGCAGCCAGCTTAGCGATGATCCTCGCCGCCTTATTGAAGAAGGACATTTTCAACTCATATTGTTGTGCAAATTTACAGCCAAACCATTCTATAGCATTCATCAATCATTATCTATTTCGAAATTGTTCCTTATTGCTGTGAAATGTGTAAAAGTAAGTAAAAGCACTGAAAATTATTAATTTACTGCTTTGTTTAAAggcaagaaaaacatttttccagtTGTAGCACTGACTATATGACCACGTCTCCCATGATGAATTACAGCATCTTTAGTTTAAATTCCAgtgtgaaaaagaaataaagaaaaataagttACGTTGAAGGCTGCAATAGCGTGTCCTTCAGTTTAAAAATACCTTGTTCTGAAACACTACAAAAAggtactgaacaaaacatgatCTACAGCCTCATCGAAGCGCCGAAATTACTGAACAATTTCAGCTTGATAAGTGCCTCTTGGGTCCTGTGATGAGACGGGAACAAATTGTGTTCTCCAATTTCATCCTTGACAGGAGAGGATATGTAGAAATATCAAGGCTCTAATTTAAAAGCAAGAATGAGAATGACAGTTGGATTGAGTTAAAGTGCTGTGTCACACTCTTGGGGTCACATTTAGCCAACCTGCTGGATGCCATCTGGCTGGTATTTTAAAATCAAGCCGTGGGTGTCCTAACATACTACTCAGTTTGCCATTGGGTGGtcatttttaaattgtaaagGTTGGCAGGGAGAATAACATTAATTGCCTGTTTTTTGTGGGAAAAGATGAAGGGTTGCTTTGTGAGGAATTATTCATGTCTTTCTATGATTAGAATCAGAGTCGAACCTGTGAAAAATGTATGGCTCGAACACAGCATCTTATCTGTGAGGAAAAGATCTCCTGCATCCTGATCTGTGCACTATGTGGTTTGAGAGGTTACTCTTAACTATATCATATCAGCTACTACAAATATGACCATGTGCTTAGGTTTTAAGCATGCACTAGATGTTCCCTTACATAGTTCCTGTCCCAGTCTCCACATATGTCCATCTTGTTTATTCTACAGACTGACAATGGCACTCATGATAGATAACATTTATAGGCAGCAAAAGGTTGCCTAGGTTACAAGATTGGTTTGACATGTGGCAACTAGTCTATTGTTGCAGGGACAACTTGAGGTGTTACATGtctttcatttgcattttttcgATATTCTAAAACACAAAGCTAGTATCATCATCTCTTAACTCACCATGTGAACAGTAAAAAGGTCCTGACGATTCAGCATAGGCAGGAAGTAGGACCAGGCGgtgttctttgtctttttggCATAGTCAAAGAAGATGCTCACGCGCTGATGGTTCTCCTGAATCACAGTAAAATCTTAGATGAGTCCTCAGATTCAGACTTATTTGCTGCACAGCTGAAGAAACTGATGGACTGCATGAAATACAGGCCATCTTTACAAAAGTTTATAGTGATGAAGTCACTGTAACACATTTAACAATAAAGTAAGATGTACAAACTGTAGTCATAAAAAGTATCAGATGACATAGAGGAATGTTAAGTCCGATTCAACAGATAACTTAGGTTTAACCTTTATATTCACAAATctaaaaaagttgtttttgcattcatttgaatgaatgaaaggaaAGAAATGTGAGCTTAATttaggtgaaaaaaaaaccaaacacctTGTCCAAATTTGCCAGATCTAAACTTTAATGCCCtgtttaataacaataatcattATTGACATGCTTAAAGCCTAACACAAAGGAAAACTTCAATATTCAATTGATGCTTATTTCTTATTTCCTTGTGTAAGTTTTAGAAATCATGACACTGCCTAAGACTTTGTGTGCAATCAAAATCTACACCAAAACTCCTGCTTGGTGAAACTAAAATGATAAAGTCCAGAGATCTCAAATTCTCTCACCACAGTTCTGCTGTACATGCATGTCCTATTTGTCCACAGTCAACGGGTCTGTCTGTTTACCTGCAGAGTGTCATCAATCAGAGTCAGGATGTACTGGACTGTCTGCTCCTTGGAGATGTGGGCCATCAGGTTCAGAAAGGTTTTCGCACactgcacacaaacaaagtaaataaatacaaagtcAGCCACAGCACAAAGACACAGCATGTGATAAATTGAGTGAACTGCCTTTGCCTTTATTCTGTCAGGCACCTCTAAGAACAGTCCACAGACTGTCAGCGAAATGTGAGAAGGTGTGTATGAATTGAGGTTTTACAGGAGAGAATCCCTCACCGATTCAGTATTGTTACAGTATAAAAGGTGCTTTTGGAACGATAATAGCACTACAGCAGAGCAATGCAAGAGGCCACACTGGGGTGGGTGTGTTAGTACTGGGTACAGGAAGAACATAAAATGTAAACCTGAAAGTTAAAAGGTGTTTCTTAAAAGCCAAGATACTGCAGGTGGTTTGATGTCCTCTGAAGAAGAATTTTACAGTACAACTCTTATACGGTAAATTGTACTTTGTATAATCCCCCAAGCTACAGGCTCCCAGGTATTCCACTGAGTTTAAACATTTGTATAAATAGTCACTTTAATCCTGTGTATTTTGCTGCAATGCCAATATTTATCTAAAAGACTTCTTCACGCAACCAGAAGTGTGTCTGCTTAGTTTGGAAGGTTGTGAACTTAAGAtccaaatgaaaacaattataAAGAAATCTAAAGGAGAGTTGCTCAAGCATCTGTGAGATGAAGCAATAAGTAAAGACACAAAAATGCACAGATAACGTAAAGGACTCAATACCTGATGTCCTTCGTTGGTCAGGATGACCTGTTTCTCCTCAGAGTTGGCCACCTCAAATTTCTTGATGAATTCACAGTCCTCTGCAGAGATCATCTGACTCCTGCAAGATGATTCACCCAGACATTGTCATATTTGCATAATGCTACTACAATTTCTCTAGTGGTTcactgtatcgtaggcaaccaGAAGTGTTTGACTTTCTTGAAGGTGTTTTAACTGTCATCCAAGAGGGTTCCTCAGCTTTAACTAATTGGAGGGGAGttgttagttagaactgaagaatcctcttggatgagaggtgaattACCAAGACCCAGATGACTGAGAAACTTCATTAACATACTACAATTTGTGTACGATCACTTGAAGCAATTCATGAACACACTTTTGACTTTGAACGGCAAGACGAACTAATAAAGAGTGATAGTTCCTATTGATTATTCATGGGGCATTCACAACACCATCTTTGTCATTGGAGCAATTCATACAGCATACAAACATACCGCTGACACTCactgggggagagagagagagtgacccTTGCCTTGTCACTAGCATGCTGCTTCTAATTACAAAGGGTAGCTTGAACTATCATGGCAATTAACCTGTAAATACCACATGTTCTAGTTAAAGCAAAACACACCATGGGAGGTGCATGGAGGTACGCAGTTATAGTAAAAACAGGATTATGGTATTTAACCAAGGAATCAGAAATTATGTGATTCATAGGTCAGATCTGCTGCATTAGGACAGCGGCTCAAAGAGGAAGTAGCACTCAAGACAGTGAATCACAACAAAGGAACTAGAGGACCTTTTAGATTGGCACACTGCGCTCAGCCCTGAATTATTACACTGATCTCTTCAGAAAGATTGACTTAACGAGAGCTTAAGTGCTTGACGTGCTGGCTTTAAGAAATTCTATTTTTTGATTTAACCTTCATTTTTAACCAAGAATTAATTGCCACAGcaatctgaattttttttttttcaagacagtgCTGCTCAAGACTGGCAGCAGCACCGTTACAGACATAAATCAAAAGTTATACCAATCGGAGCAATgacaaataacacatttctcagtcataaaatgtcaaaacattcaTCAACATTCAAAACATCTACAGCCAAATGTAACTTCTTCCATGTTGTTTGGAAACACTTTAAATGCATCTGATTCCGATTGACTGAATGATAACTTTCTAACTTCAATATGAACTTTGGGGACAAATCTCCCCCTACTTGATAATACAATATATCAACAACATATGTGGCTTTTAGAATGTATACTTTAACTTAGGCCAAGCAAAATCCCAAAACCTCTCAATATCACTGGAAGAAGACTTCCAGAAGCAGAAGGAGGAATGTATGATAATGGGTTTGGAAAAACCATTTCAACATAATGCAACATAGACAACATTTCCACCACTGTAACCTCAATAACAATCATCAAGTGACGACAAATACTGACATTTTCTAAGCTTTGTGAAAGTAGTAATAATGGCAGAGCTGTTGTATTGAATTGTGAACGTGTACCTACTAAAGTGTCCATTAAGTGATTATTGACATGATGTACTGTTGTGTATCTGTGCACGTGTACTTACTGCAGGTAGGACTGCCAGTTGACCAGGTTGGCACGCACTTCAGCTGCCTTTGCAGCAATGATGTTGGTGGGGACTGCAGCGTCCACAGCCCCGCGGATATCCATCCTGTATTATATCTACTACAGTATGTGTACAGGTAAAATCCAAATCCACCTGGATGGAAACACCAGAGTTAACATCAGCACAGGGTGATCAACATCAGAGGCACTGTTCCAAGCTTTAGCctggttttgtgtgtttactgaAAGCTGCAGTTTATAGATAGTGAcgatatatataaaatatagcaAACAATGTTCTAATAATCAGTTAAATGTGGCATAACGTCTCGCTTCATTTGGTTAGCTTTTACCTTGAAGTAACCTATGAGCTATACAGGAATTGTTGAGCTGCAAATAATTTACGGTTACAGCCACGAATATGTCTACGAAATACTAACCTTACATCTAATTTCAGAAGTTTAACCTAGACTGTATTCAGTAAGCTAACATGCAGACCAGTATCTAGTTAATACCGCTAGCTGCAGGTCATGCTAACTAGCTTAGCTAGCCCAATGTCACGACATGACATGATGGCTCTTACTAAGAAATAAAAGGCAACGTAGTACTATGGCACTGTATTAAGGCTGTCGCCAGATATACATATAATATTGTGAAATTATAACATTAAAGGTGGCGCAGGTAACACCGTCAGCTCGGCGTTAGCTAGCAACAACTAGCAAAATAAGCCACTGCTAACCTATGCTAGCTGCGCTAACACAGCTTCACATCCTTTCTGTCGTCGTGTCAGAATGACAAAAGCTCCACGGGTGATAGCACTTACATCCACAGAGTAAGACGAATCATACAGTTCGGACGTTTGAATTTATTTGGATCCTATAAGGGACAACGGAGTAGAAACTGTGTTGTACCACTCACCCAGATCCTGAACTGTGCGAACAGCTGACAGACTACAACACGGCGTCACGCTCTATCATGTGACAGCCGGTCACATGAACGACTGTCTGAACCCAGCAGAAGTTAGAGAAGAGGGTCAATAAGTTCCGACTGTGCGCACACTTAAATCTTAAATGATGTTACAGGACATCCAGGCAATACAAATGTTTCTAACATAAAGATGGTCTTTTGCCTTTCCCTGGTTTTAAAGTCTGAATTATAGCAAAGTGATGTCCGTACTACCTTTTGTCATTGTATCCAAAATAGTGATGCTTATTAAAAATTTAATTGTATTAATATTTTGTCAAAGTACTAATAGACATCCCTACAATATagtcacaatatcaatattgagATATTGGGTCAAAGATATCGAGTTGTTGGTCGGTTCTGGCATTTACAGTGCTTTT
The sequence above is drawn from the Sparus aurata chromosome 21, fSpaAur1.1, whole genome shotgun sequence genome and encodes:
- the atp6v1h gene encoding V-type proton ATPase subunit H isoform X2, whose translation is MDIRGAVDAAVPTNIIAAKAAEVRANLVNWQSYLQSQMISAEDCEFIKKFEVANSEEKQVILTNEGHQCAKTFLNLMAHISKEQTVQYILTLIDDTLQENHQRVSIFFDYAKKTKNTAWSYFLPMLNRQDLFTVHMAARIIAKLAAWGRDLMEGSDLNYYFNWIKSQLSSQSSQYVQCVAGCLQLMLRVNEYRFAWVEADGVNCITAVLSNKCGFQLQYQMIFCVWLLAFSPQLCEQLRRYNVVPALSDILQESVKEKVTRIILAAFRNLLEKAAERETKQEYALAMIQCKVLKQLENLEQQKYDDEDITEDIKFLLERLGESVQDLSSFDEYSSELKSGRLEWSPVHKSEKFWRENAVRLNEKNYELLKILTRLLEVSDDPQVIAVAAHDIGEYVRHYPRGKRVIEQLGGKQLVMNHMHHEDQLVRYNALLAVQKLMVHNWEYLGRQLQSTDQQQAPAVAARS
- the atp6v1h gene encoding V-type proton ATPase subunit H isoform X1 translates to MDIRGAVDAAVPTNIIAAKAAEVRANLVNWQSYLQSQMISAEDCEFIKKFEVANSEEKQVILTNEGHQCAKTFLNLMAHISKEQTVQYILTLIDDTLQENHQRVSIFFDYAKKTKNTAWSYFLPMLNRQDLFTVHMAARIIAKLAAWGRDLMEGSDLNYYFNWIKSQLSSQNLHGTGPESGSGAGTISPSESSQYVQCVAGCLQLMLRVNEYRFAWVEADGVNCITAVLSNKCGFQLQYQMIFCVWLLAFSPQLCEQLRRYNVVPALSDILQESVKEKVTRIILAAFRNLLEKAAERETKQEYALAMIQCKVLKQLENLEQQKYDDEDITEDIKFLLERLGESVQDLSSFDEYSSELKSGRLEWSPVHKSEKFWRENAVRLNEKNYELLKILTRLLEVSDDPQVIAVAAHDIGEYVRHYPRGKRVIEQLGGKQLVMNHMHHEDQLVRYNALLAVQKLMVHNWEYLGRQLQSTDQQQAPAVAARS